One genomic segment of Novosphingobium sp. RL4 includes these proteins:
- a CDS encoding MarR family winged helix-turn-helix transcriptional regulator, which translates to MEIDLTPAALLALRKILDAAELENRKMAAATSLTSSQALVLRQIGGNETITPSAVASALGFGQATITNIVDRLVAAQLVTRTRGLTDKRQVLLQVTELGREKLKASPFPLQMRFSQGYAGLASWEQAMILAALERLDGLLTPESAGLV; encoded by the coding sequence ATGGAAATCGATCTCACACCGGCGGCACTTCTGGCCCTGCGAAAAATTCTCGACGCAGCCGAGCTAGAGAACCGGAAAATGGCCGCTGCGACGAGCTTGACCTCCTCGCAGGCACTGGTGCTACGGCAGATCGGAGGCAACGAGACGATCACGCCGAGCGCGGTCGCGAGCGCCCTGGGTTTTGGACAGGCGACGATCACCAACATCGTCGATCGCCTGGTGGCGGCGCAGCTCGTGACGCGCACGCGCGGCCTTACCGACAAGCGGCAGGTATTGTTGCAAGTCACCGAACTCGGCCGGGAAAAGCTGAAGGCCTCGCCGTTTCCGCTCCAGATGCGCTTCAGCCAGGGTTATGCCGGCCTTGCCTCTTGGGAGCAGGCGATGATCCTGGCTGCGCTGGAACGGCTCGATGGGTTGCTTACGCCCGAGAGCGCAGGCCTGGTCTGA
- a CDS encoding tyrosine-type recombinase/integrase, with the protein MIEIISDLPVSSLRQRMIDEMNMRRFARKTQIDYVRHVERFAYYLGRPPDTATPEEVRQFQIDQQDAGVGVPTMNSIVSALRFFFTRTIDRPDLSRRLYFVKHPRALPTVLSPDEVARLLGATTSLKHQAALSVAYGAGLRVAEVAMLKVRDIDSERMLLRVERGKGGRYRNAILPADLLILLREWWKVGRQQGVMHADGWLFPGQHYLKPISTRHLYRIVAEAAHAAGIAKKVGPHTLRHSFATHLLEDGVSIRVIQALLGHEKLETTAFYTKVATRTARAVISPLDKLALLPAPQPQAAPDG; encoded by the coding sequence ATGATCGAGATTATTTCTGACCTTCCAGTCAGCTCGTTGCGTCAGCGCATGATCGACGAGATGAACATGCGCCGGTTCGCGCGTAAGACCCAGATCGACTATGTTCGCCACGTAGAGCGCTTTGCCTATTATCTCGGACGCCCTCCCGACACCGCGACACCAGAGGAAGTGCGTCAGTTCCAGATTGATCAGCAGGATGCGGGCGTCGGTGTGCCGACGATGAACAGCATTGTATCGGCACTGCGCTTCTTCTTCACACGCACAATCGATCGACCCGATCTCTCCCGCAGGCTTTACTTCGTTAAGCACCCTCGAGCGTTGCCCACGGTCCTTAGTCCTGACGAGGTCGCGCGTCTGCTCGGCGCGACCACCTCGCTGAAGCATCAGGCAGCATTATCGGTGGCGTATGGCGCAGGCTTGCGCGTGGCTGAGGTGGCGATGCTCAAGGTGCGCGATATTGACAGCGAGCGTATGCTGCTCCGCGTCGAACGGGGCAAAGGCGGAAGATATCGCAATGCGATCCTCCCTGCCGATCTGCTCATCCTGTTGCGCGAGTGGTGGAAGGTCGGGCGTCAACAAGGCGTCATGCATGCCGATGGATGGCTGTTTCCGGGACAGCATTATCTCAAGCCGATCAGCACGCGCCATCTGTATAGGATCGTCGCGGAGGCGGCGCACGCGGCCGGTATCGCGAAGAAGGTCGGTCCCCATACCTTACGACACAGCTTTGCGACCCACCTGTTGGAGGATGGCGTGAGCATCCGGGTAATCCAGGCGCTGCTGGGGCACGAGAAGCTGGAGACTACGGCCTTTTACACCAAGGTTGCGACCCGAACTGCGCGTGCTGTCATCAGTCCGCTCGACAAGCTCGCCTTGCTCCCAGCACCTCAGCCACAGGCAGCGCCAGACGGCTGA
- a CDS encoding ectoine synthase, whose protein sequence is MIVRNLEDIRKSDCHVQGKGWVSDRLLLKDDRMGFSFHVTTMFAGEELHMHYQNHLEAVLVLQGSGTIEDLGTGETHELKPGVMYALNAHDRHIVRPVEDILCACTFNPPVTGREVHDENGAYPALAD, encoded by the coding sequence ATGATCGTTCGCAATCTCGAAGATATCCGCAAGTCCGACTGTCACGTCCAGGGCAAGGGCTGGGTCAGCGACCGTCTGCTGCTCAAGGATGACCGGATGGGCTTCTCGTTCCACGTCACTACAATGTTCGCGGGCGAGGAACTGCACATGCACTACCAGAACCATCTGGAAGCCGTGCTCGTCCTTCAGGGCAGCGGCACGATCGAGGATCTCGGCACCGGTGAGACCCACGAACTGAAGCCGGGGGTGATGTATGCGCTCAATGCCCATGACCGCCACATCGTGCGCCCGGTGGAGGACATACTCTGCGCCTGCACCTTCAATCCGCCCGTCACCGGCCGCGAGGTCCACGACGAGAACGGCGCCTATCCGGCTCTGGCTGACTGA
- the ectB gene encoding diaminobutyrate--2-oxoglutarate transaminase, which translates to MTTIPQPSAHAPDTSIYDRRESQVRSYSRAMPRQFDRAEGVWLHDSKGGRYLDFLSGCSSLNYGHNHPVLKQALIDYIARDGVTHALDLHTKAKSEFLRTFEEVVLEPRGLDYRAMFTGPTGTNAVEAAIKLARKVTGREMVIAFTNGFHGMTLGALACTGNAGKRSGAGVPLNHVSHEPFDGYYGPDVDTAELLEQRLSDPSSGLDAPAAFLVETVQGEGGLNAASPEWLRRIAAIAHKHGALLIVDDIQAGCGRTGDFFSFDGLGFTPDIVTLAKSLSGMGLPFALTLMRPEFDQWSPGEHNGTFRGNNHAFVTATAALREFWADPAFVDDIARRSGILERRLEAIAARHGLSTRGRGMMRGIDVGSGEVAGKITAACFAQGLIIETSGAYDEIVKVLAPLVIDDAVLNAGLDILEEAVAEALPALAATRKLGVAA; encoded by the coding sequence ATGACGACGATTCCCCAACCGAGCGCGCATGCGCCGGATACCAGCATCTATGACCGCCGCGAATCCCAGGTTCGCAGCTATTCGCGCGCCATGCCCCGCCAGTTCGACCGCGCCGAAGGCGTCTGGTTGCACGACAGCAAGGGCGGGCGCTATCTCGATTTTCTGTCGGGCTGCTCATCGCTGAACTACGGACACAATCACCCGGTGTTGAAGCAGGCCCTGATCGACTATATCGCCCGTGACGGCGTCACGCATGCGCTCGATCTCCACACCAAGGCCAAGAGCGAGTTCCTGCGCACGTTCGAGGAAGTGGTCCTGGAGCCGCGCGGGCTCGACTATCGGGCGATGTTCACCGGCCCCACCGGCACCAATGCTGTCGAGGCGGCCATCAAGCTGGCGCGCAAGGTCACCGGGCGCGAGATGGTGATCGCTTTCACCAACGGCTTCCACGGCATGACTCTGGGCGCGCTGGCCTGTACCGGAAATGCGGGCAAGCGCAGCGGTGCGGGCGTTCCCCTCAACCATGTCAGCCATGAACCGTTCGACGGCTACTACGGGCCGGATGTCGATACGGCCGAACTGCTGGAACAGCGCCTGTCGGATCCGTCCAGCGGGCTCGATGCGCCTGCTGCCTTCCTCGTCGAGACCGTGCAGGGCGAAGGCGGCCTCAATGCCGCTTCGCCCGAGTGGCTGCGCCGGATCGCCGCCATCGCCCACAAGCACGGCGCTTTGCTGATCGTGGACGACATCCAGGCCGGTTGCGGCCGCACCGGCGACTTCTTCAGCTTCGACGGCCTGGGCTTCACGCCCGACATCGTCACTCTGGCCAAGTCGCTCTCCGGCATGGGCCTGCCCTTCGCGCTGACCCTGATGCGGCCGGAATTCGATCAGTGGTCCCCCGGCGAGCACAACGGCACGTTCCGGGGCAACAATCACGCTTTCGTGACGGCCACGGCGGCCTTGCGCGAATTCTGGGCGGATCCGGCCTTCGTCGATGATATTGCCCGCCGCAGCGGCATCCTGGAACGCCGCCTCGAAGCGATCGCCGCCCGCCACGGTTTGTCCACCCGCGGCCGGGGCATGATGCGCGGCATCGATGTGGGGAGCGGCGAGGTGGCCGGAAAGATCACCGCTGCCTGCTTCGCGCAGGGCCTGATCATCGAAACCAGTGGCGCTTACGACGAGATCGTCAAGGTGCTGGCGCCGCTGGTGATCGACGATGCCGTGCTCAACGCCGGTCTCGATATCCTGGAAGAAGCCGTGGCCGAGGCGCTCCCCGCGCTCGCAGCGACGCGCAAGCTCGGCGTCGCCGCCTGA
- a CDS encoding aspartate kinase, translating into MTGTHSVEKIGGTSMAATSTVFENVLVAGRKGADLYNRIFVVSAYAGMTDLLLEHKKSGEPGVHGHFVRNETPGAWRTALTEVLGAMWARNAEMFARPQSREEVDRFVAERIAALESCLDDLDRLRRHGHFRLSEQIATLREMLAGLGEAHAAHSTALLLRDRGVNAVFVDLSVWSQDDLVDLDERIRTAFASIDLSREMPIVTGYAGCEGGMVRRYARGYSEMTFSRIAVVTGAREAVIHKEFHLSSADPRLVGESRARKIGWTNYDVADQLANLGMEAIHPRAGRGLRQSGIPLRVRNTFERHDEGTLIEGDYVSKAPRVEIVTGLASVQALQFFEQDMVGEKGYDAAILETLTRHGAWIVSKSSNANTITHYLSGTGSEQAAQIVDDLCAQWPGSVVTAQEVAMVSVIGTDLSEPGLVPRALAALDSAGIGLVALQHQIRNVDVQFIVAAPDFEEAVRALHAALVEAGTATDRAAA; encoded by the coding sequence ATGACGGGAACGCACAGCGTCGAGAAGATCGGCGGCACGTCCATGGCCGCCACCTCCACCGTGTTCGAGAACGTACTGGTCGCCGGACGCAAGGGCGCGGATCTCTACAATCGGATTTTCGTCGTCTCGGCCTATGCCGGGATGACCGATCTGCTGCTCGAGCATAAGAAGAGCGGCGAGCCGGGCGTTCACGGCCATTTCGTGCGCAACGAAACGCCGGGCGCATGGCGCACCGCGCTGACCGAAGTGCTGGGCGCCATGTGGGCGCGCAATGCCGAAATGTTCGCGCGCCCGCAAAGCCGCGAGGAAGTGGACCGTTTCGTTGCAGAGCGGATCGCCGCGCTGGAATCCTGCCTCGACGATCTCGACCGCCTGCGCCGCCACGGCCATTTCCGCCTCTCGGAGCAGATCGCCACCTTGCGGGAAATGCTGGCCGGTCTGGGCGAGGCCCATGCCGCGCACTCGACGGCGCTGCTCCTACGCGATCGCGGGGTCAATGCCGTCTTCGTCGATCTTTCCGTCTGGAGCCAGGACGATCTGGTCGATCTCGACGAACGCATCCGCACCGCCTTCGCCTCGATCGATCTCTCTCGCGAGATGCCGATCGTCACCGGCTACGCGGGCTGCGAAGGCGGCATGGTGCGCCGCTATGCCCGCGGCTACTCCGAGATGACCTTCTCCCGTATCGCCGTCGTCACCGGCGCGCGCGAGGCGGTCATCCACAAGGAGTTCCATCTATCCAGCGCGGATCCCCGTCTCGTCGGCGAAAGCCGGGCGCGCAAGATCGGCTGGACCAACTACGACGTGGCCGACCAGCTCGCCAACCTCGGCATGGAAGCGATCCATCCGCGTGCGGGCAGGGGTCTGCGCCAGTCGGGTATCCCGCTGCGCGTCCGCAACACGTTCGAACGCCATGACGAGGGTACGCTGATCGAGGGCGACTACGTTTCGAAGGCACCGCGCGTGGAGATCGTCACCGGGCTCGCTTCGGTCCAGGCCCTGCAATTCTTCGAGCAGGACATGGTGGGAGAGAAGGGCTACGACGCGGCGATCCTGGAAACGCTGACCCGCCACGGCGCCTGGATCGTCAGCAAGAGTTCCAACGCCAATACCATCACCCATTACCTCAGCGGCACCGGCAGCGAACAGGCCGCGCAGATCGTCGACGATTTGTGCGCGCAGTGGCCCGGATCGGTGGTGACCGCGCAGGAAGTGGCGATGGTCTCGGTGATCGGCACCGACTTGTCGGAGCCCGGACTGGTGCCCCGCGCTCTTGCCGCACTGGACAGCGCGGGCATCGGCCTCGTCGCGCTCCAGCACCAGATCCGTAACGTGGACGTCCAGTTCATCGTTGCGGCGCCGGACTTTGAGGAAGCCGTCCGTGCCCTTCACGCCGCGCTGGTCGAGGCGGGCACCGCCACCGACCGCGCCGCGGCCTGA
- the thpD gene encoding ectoine hydroxylase — protein sequence MQDLYPTRCESEPRLQPRDEPVARRAWHPAAPLTATQVEQFDRNGYLVLENLFSAQEVATLQAETGRLLADPAGLKDETVIAEPGSREVRSIFEIHAQSDVMARLAADRRLAGVAVFLLDDEVYLHQTRLNYKPGFAGKEFYWHSDFETWHAEDGMPVMRALSMSVLLAENTPNNGPLMVIPGSQGTFVSCVGETPQDHYRQSLRRQEYGVPDELSLAELAHRHGIDAPVGKPGTVVVFDCNIMHGSNGNITPFPRANAFLVYNAVSNRLTSPYAAPAPRPEFIAARDFSPVVPISGAIEGLVEGVAA from the coding sequence ATGCAGGATCTCTATCCCACCCGATGCGAAAGCGAACCCAGGCTACAGCCGCGGGACGAACCCGTCGCGCGGCGGGCCTGGCACCCAGCTGCGCCGCTGACCGCAACCCAGGTCGAACAGTTCGACCGGAACGGCTATCTCGTGCTGGAAAACCTGTTCTCCGCGCAGGAAGTTGCCACGCTGCAGGCTGAAACCGGACGCCTCCTGGCCGATCCCGCCGGTCTGAAGGACGAGACGGTCATTGCCGAACCCGGCAGCCGGGAAGTCCGCTCGATCTTCGAGATCCACGCCCAGAGCGACGTCATGGCCCGCCTTGCCGCGGACCGGAGACTGGCCGGTGTCGCCGTCTTCCTGCTCGACGACGAGGTCTACCTTCATCAGACCCGGCTCAACTACAAGCCGGGCTTCGCGGGCAAGGAGTTCTACTGGCATTCCGATTTCGAGACCTGGCATGCCGAGGACGGGATGCCCGTGATGCGGGCGCTGTCCATGTCGGTCCTGCTGGCGGAGAACACGCCGAACAACGGGCCGCTCATGGTGATCCCCGGCTCGCAGGGGACTTTCGTGTCCTGCGTCGGCGAAACGCCGCAGGACCACTACCGCCAGTCGCTGCGCCGCCAGGAATACGGCGTTCCCGACGAACTCAGCCTGGCCGAGCTGGCCCATCGCCACGGGATCGACGCGCCAGTCGGCAAGCCGGGTACGGTGGTGGTGTTCGACTGCAACATCATGCACGGCTCCAACGGCAACATCACGCCTTTCCCGCGCGCCAATGCCTTCCTGGTCTATAACGCCGTCAGCAACCGGCTGACGTCGCCCTATGCCGCGCCCGCGCCGCGTCCCGAATTCATCGCTGCGCGCGATTTCTCACCGGTAGTGCCGATTTCCGGCGCAATCGAGGGACTTGTCGAAGGAGTAGCGGCATGA
- a CDS encoding MFS transporter: MPAVTGPAVTARAEPRDLRRAICASAIGNATEWFDHGIYAYGVSYISAALFPGETAEATLFALATFAISFLVRPLGGLFWGPLGDRYGRKAVLGLTILLMAGATVGVGLIPSYAAIGGWAPALLVVLRMVQGFSTGGEYGGAAIFMAEYAPDEKRGFYGSFLEVGTLAGFSAGALLMLSFSLLLGDTAMREWAWRLPFLLAGPLGLVGLYLRARMAETPLFQEAEAQRESGEAEPAGLRHLLSRYRRPLLAMSGLVIALNVVNYTLLSYMPTYLERRLGLATDTALIVPISGMLFMMLLLPFAGALSDRIGRKPMWRASLLGLTLLVIPLYHLMGIGPVQAAIGYVLLGLLYVPQLATISATFPAFFPTSVRFAGFALAYNLSTSLFGGTAPVVNAWLIDVTGNPLIPAYVMILACLCGLLALELTPESAGKPLPRT, translated from the coding sequence CTGCCCGCCGTAACAGGGCCCGCCGTAACAGCGAGAGCCGAACCGCGCGACTTGCGCCGAGCCATCTGCGCATCCGCCATCGGCAATGCCACCGAGTGGTTCGACCACGGTATCTACGCCTATGGCGTGAGCTACATTTCCGCCGCCCTGTTTCCCGGCGAGACGGCGGAGGCGACGCTATTCGCGCTTGCCACTTTTGCGATCTCGTTCCTGGTGCGTCCGCTGGGCGGCCTGTTCTGGGGGCCGTTGGGAGACCGCTATGGCCGCAAGGCCGTGCTCGGCCTGACGATCCTGCTCATGGCCGGTGCCACTGTCGGCGTCGGCCTCATCCCCTCCTATGCCGCTATCGGCGGCTGGGCACCCGCGCTGCTCGTGGTCCTGCGCATGGTGCAGGGCTTCTCCACCGGCGGCGAATACGGCGGTGCCGCGATCTTCATGGCCGAATATGCCCCGGACGAGAAGCGCGGCTTCTACGGCAGCTTCTTGGAAGTCGGCACTCTGGCCGGTTTCAGCGCCGGCGCGCTGCTGATGCTGAGCTTCTCGCTGCTGCTGGGGGATACGGCGATGCGCGAATGGGCTTGGCGCCTGCCGTTCCTGCTGGCCGGTCCGCTGGGGCTGGTCGGCCTCTACTTGCGGGCGCGCATGGCGGAGACACCGCTGTTCCAGGAAGCGGAGGCGCAGCGCGAGAGCGGAGAGGCGGAACCAGCCGGACTTCGCCACCTGCTTTCCCGCTATCGCCGCCCCCTGCTGGCGATGAGCGGCCTCGTCATCGCCCTCAACGTGGTCAACTACACGCTGCTGAGCTATATGCCGACATATCTGGAGCGCCGCCTCGGCCTTGCCACCGACACGGCTCTGATCGTGCCGATCTCGGGCATGCTGTTCATGATGCTCCTGCTCCCGTTTGCAGGTGCCCTGTCCGACCGGATCGGTCGCAAACCGATGTGGCGGGCATCGCTGCTGGGGCTCACCCTGCTGGTCATCCCGCTCTACCATCTTATGGGCATCGGCCCGGTACAGGCGGCGATCGGCTACGTCCTGCTCGGCCTGCTCTATGTGCCCCAACTCGCCACGATTTCGGCGACCTTCCCGGCCTTCTTCCCCACCTCGGTACGATTTGCGGGCTTTGCGCTGGCCTACAACCTGTCTACCTCGCTGTTCGGAGGCACGGCGCCCGTAGTCAACGCCTGGCTCATCGATGTGACGGGCAACCCGCTCATACCGGCCTACGTCATGATACTGGCCTGCCTCTGCGGTCTTCTCGCGCTGGAATTAACACCCGAGAGCGCCGGAAAACCACTGCCAAGGACTTGA
- a CDS encoding IS91 family transposase → MLRTSLEVADIFRAAGPAYRAAHAGHLSLTQLKVMTAIENCRTSALGGHVEGCEDCGHWRVAYNSCRNRHCPKCQGAAARTWLAEREADLLPVGYFHVVFTLPAEIASIAFQNKAVVYDLLFKAASETMLTIAADPRHLGARIGITAVLHTWGSALTHHPHVHMVVPGGGIALDGTRWISTRPAFLLPVRVLGKLFRRLFLTRLIQLYDAGKLAFFRSLASLTGRRAFLRHLAPVRKTRWVVYAKAPFAGPEAVLAYLSRYTHRIAISNRRLIAFDKTGVTLRYKDYRRDGPERQCVMTLATGEFIRRFLAHVLPRGFHRIRHYGLLASSSRKANLARARDLLEVAAPPDDAVLEEPVDLRPPCPCCGGHMIIIETFERWRQPRAPPNIPIRNPETAP, encoded by the coding sequence CTGTTGCGCACCTCACTCGAGGTCGCCGATATCTTCCGTGCCGCCGGGCCGGCCTATCGGGCCGCCCATGCCGGACATCTGAGCCTCACCCAGCTCAAGGTAATGACGGCGATCGAGAACTGCCGCACCTCAGCCCTTGGGGGTCACGTCGAGGGCTGCGAGGACTGCGGGCATTGGCGGGTCGCCTACAACAGTTGCCGCAATCGGCACTGCCCCAAGTGCCAGGGTGCGGCGGCGCGCACTTGGCTGGCGGAACGCGAGGCAGATCTGTTGCCGGTCGGCTACTTCCATGTCGTCTTTACGCTACCGGCAGAGATCGCCAGTATCGCCTTTCAGAACAAGGCGGTGGTCTATGATCTGCTGTTCAAGGCAGCGTCGGAGACCATGCTGACAATCGCGGCCGATCCCAGGCATCTAGGCGCCAGGATCGGGATCACCGCCGTGCTCCACACTTGGGGCTCGGCGCTTACGCACCATCCCCACGTCCATATGGTGGTGCCAGGTGGCGGCATCGCACTCGACGGAACGCGCTGGATATCTACGCGGCCCGCCTTCCTCTTGCCGGTGCGCGTCCTGGGAAAGCTGTTCCGCCGTCTGTTCCTGACCCGGCTGATCCAGCTTTACGACGCCGGTAAGCTCGCTTTCTTCAGGTCGCTCGCATCACTCACCGGAAGGCGCGCCTTCCTGCGTCATCTGGCACCGGTCCGGAAGACGCGATGGGTGGTTTATGCAAAGGCGCCCTTTGCGGGCCCTGAAGCGGTGCTCGCCTACCTGTCCCGCTATACCCACCGGATCGCCATCTCCAACCGACGGCTCATCGCCTTCGACAAGACCGGCGTCACGCTCCGTTACAAAGATTACCGTCGCGATGGACCCGAACGACAATGCGTCATGACCCTCGCCACCGGCGAGTTTATCCGGCGGTTCCTGGCCCATGTCCTGCCTCGTGGCTTCCACCGTATCCGGCATTATGGTCTGCTGGCCAGTTCATCGCGCAAAGCCAATCTTGCGCGTGCTCGTGACTTGCTCGAGGTCGCCGCGCCGCCCGACGATGCTGTACTGGAAGAGCCCGTCGATCTGCGACCACCGTGCCCTTGTTGCGGCGGGCATATGATCATCATCGAGACCTTCGAACGCTGGCGACAACCGCGGGCACCGCCAAACATCCCGATCCGTAACCCGGAGACCGCGCCATGA
- the ectA gene encoding diaminobutyrate acetyltransferase → MVLREPKAEDGPAISALIAASPPLDGNSAYCNLLQCSDFAGTCVVAEREGRLLGWISAYRPPSRPDCIFVWQVAVAAEARGEGLGGRMLDALIARSASRGARELTTTITEANSASWALFSAFARRHGAVLTRSTRFERDAHFAGANDTEWQASISPLPFIPSN, encoded by the coding sequence ATCGTCCTGCGCGAACCCAAAGCCGAGGACGGGCCGGCCATTTCCGCCTTGATCGCGGCATCGCCGCCGCTCGACGGCAACTCGGCCTACTGCAATCTTCTCCAGTGCAGCGACTTTGCCGGCACTTGCGTGGTCGCCGAAAGGGAAGGCCGGCTGCTCGGCTGGATTTCCGCCTATCGTCCGCCCTCCCGTCCCGACTGTATCTTCGTCTGGCAGGTCGCCGTGGCGGCCGAGGCGCGCGGGGAGGGCCTGGGTGGGCGCATGCTCGACGCATTGATCGCCCGCAGCGCTTCGCGCGGCGCGCGTGAACTCACCACGACCATTACCGAGGCGAACTCGGCCTCCTGGGCCCTTTTTTCCGCCTTCGCGCGGCGCCACGGCGCCGTCCTGACGCGCTCCACGCGCTTCGAACGCGATGCCCATTTCGCCGGAGCGAACGATACCGAATGGCAGGCAAGCATTTCGCCGCTGCCGTTCATTCCGTCCAACTGA
- a CDS encoding MFS transporter, with the protein MLKAILPVRSLLIAIFLLMAGGGFLNTLVALRLERAGSGALAIGLVGTAYFAGLTLGSVRVPALVGRIGHIRAFAAFVTLLSADTLAYALHTNPVFWGALRFLDGLCLAGIYVCVESWLNERAEPDRRGMVLAGYMIMLYGGQAAGQFLIRLGAGGPAVPLLVGSILISLAAIPVLLTRIAAPETGDFAPLPFRELYQTSPLGMVGAGLTGVMLGAFYALGAVFARRLGMDLSQTTLFMSVVILGGVVLQWPLGWLSDRIDRRKVIVLAFAGTLAAALAIALTAQAGMLLLGLGALFGGLSFALYPLCAAHTNDHLAPEKRVAASGGLVLVYSLGAAAGPATGSLAVSLTGASGLFLFIAACASAAASFALLRQAKSDPVPAHLQESYIGLPRTSPLAASLDPLAPETSAAPDESGQTGSRH; encoded by the coding sequence ATGCTAAAGGCCATCCTTCCCGTCCGCAGCCTGCTGATCGCCATCTTCCTGCTCATGGCGGGCGGCGGGTTCCTCAACACGCTCGTCGCGTTGCGGCTGGAGCGGGCGGGAAGCGGTGCGCTGGCGATCGGTCTCGTCGGGACCGCCTATTTCGCCGGCCTCACCCTGGGGTCGGTTCGTGTGCCCGCGCTGGTCGGGCGCATCGGCCATATCCGGGCCTTCGCGGCCTTCGTCACGCTGCTCAGCGCAGATACGCTGGCCTATGCGCTCCACACCAACCCGGTGTTCTGGGGCGCGCTGCGCTTCCTCGATGGCCTGTGCCTCGCGGGGATCTACGTCTGCGTGGAAAGCTGGCTGAATGAGCGCGCCGAACCCGATCGTCGCGGCATGGTGCTGGCCGGCTACATGATCATGCTCTACGGCGGGCAGGCGGCGGGGCAGTTCCTTATCCGCCTGGGAGCGGGGGGACCGGCAGTGCCGCTGCTGGTGGGATCGATCCTGATTTCCCTGGCGGCGATTCCAGTGCTGCTGACCCGTATCGCCGCGCCCGAAACCGGCGATTTCGCGCCGCTGCCGTTTCGGGAACTCTACCAAACCTCGCCTCTCGGTATGGTCGGTGCCGGGCTGACCGGGGTGATGCTCGGCGCTTTCTATGCGCTCGGCGCCGTGTTCGCGCGCCGGCTGGGCATGGATCTTTCGCAGACCACCCTGTTCATGAGCGTGGTGATCCTGGGCGGCGTGGTGCTGCAATGGCCGCTCGGCTGGCTGTCCGACCGCATCGACCGCCGCAAGGTGATCGTGCTCGCTTTCGCCGGAACGCTGGCCGCCGCGCTTGCGATCGCCCTCACGGCGCAGGCGGGGATGCTGCTGCTCGGGCTCGGCGCCCTGTTCGGAGGCTTGAGTTTCGCGCTCTATCCCTTGTGCGCGGCCCATACCAACGATCACCTCGCGCCGGAAAAGCGCGTGGCGGCGAGCGGCGGTCTCGTGCTCGTCTATTCGCTGGGCGCCGCTGCCGGACCGGCCACGGGATCCTTGGCCGTGTCCCTGACCGGGGCTTCAGGACTGTTCCTGTTCATCGCCGCCTGCGCGAGCGCCGCGGCTTCGTTCGCACTGCTGCGGCAGGCGAAGTCGGACCCCGTGCCCGCCCACCTTCAGGAAAGCTACATCGGCCTGCCGCGCACCTCGCCGCTGGCCGCTTCGCTCGATCCGCTCGCCCCGGAAACATCCGCGGCACCGGACGAGTCTGGACAAACAGGGAGCCGTCATTGA